In Halogranum gelatinilyticum, the DNA window ATCGAGGAGGTCCAGGCCGCGCTGTCGACACACTACGGCGAGGGGCGCAAAGAGGTGCTGTTCGCGGAGATCCGTTCGGCCGGTGGCCGTACCTTCCAGACCTATCTCGCGCTGCTCTTTTTGGCACACCGCGGCGCGGTCCGGCTCGAACAGGACGAACTGTTCGGCGACCTCTGGGTGCAGGACGCGTCGGTCGCGGAGAAAGAGGAAGTCGAAGCGATCGCCGACTAGTCCAACTGGAGCCAGTCGGTCTGTAGTCCCGTCCGGTGGAGTGTCCACCGCTGTTGTGGCCCGGTCCGACCGGGCCGTGTCTCGATGGTCGCGTCGAACAGCGGTCCGAGTTTCTCGCGAATCTCCTCGTCGACGCTGGCCGCGAGATGGAAGTGACCGATGGCGTTTGTGACTTTGATCCGAGCGGTGACGACTCTGAGGAACCGTGCGAGCTGTGCCGGAGACACGTCGTCGACGAGGGGGTCGAGCGAGTCGAAGCAGACCCGGACCTCGCCCGCGTCGGGGTCGGCTGCCTCGAACCGTGAGAGATGGTTGTGGAGATGTCGCGCTACCGTCGCCAGGCTGGGGTCGGTCGGCGTCCGGCTGAACCAGTCGGGAGTGGCGTCGGCCTCGGCCGTCGTCACCACCGACTGTCGCGGTTCGACGGCTCCGTCGGCGAGCGACTCGGTCTCGGCAGTGTCGGCAAGTGTCGTCCGCGTCCCGCTTCCGGCGACCTCACAGAGTCCGAACGTGGCCGGGTCTCGGGACCCCGAGACGACCTCGTTGCCGTGTGTCGTGACGAGC includes these proteins:
- a CDS encoding DUF7504 family protein — encoded protein: MEGNPTALERQLQSLKRRGSNLLVLADPAADRACQRLLGSDAELRRRLLVTTHGNEVVSGSRDPATFGLCEVAGSGTRTTLADTAETESLADGAVEPRQSVVTTAEADATPDWFSRTPTDPSLATVARHLHNHLSRFEAADPDAGEVRVCFDSLDPLVDDVSPAQLARFLRVVTARIKVTNAIGHFHLAASVDEEIREKLGPLFDATIETRPGRTGPQQRWTLHRTGLQTDWLQLD